In Acidimicrobiia bacterium, one genomic interval encodes:
- the argF gene encoding ornithine carbamoyltransferase, with protein sequence MTRSLLEIDDLDPARLTRILDEAERGRKDPASIPKPLTGRGVAAVFEKPSARTRTSFEMAVVALGGHAVVLQGVEVGMGTRESVADVARTLAGFTCVIAARVFDHLSLVEMTDAVDVPIVNLLSDRAHPLQALADLLTLRDRFGSVEGRRLAYIGDGNNVAASLAYAAALSGLELVIASPSGFELPDPIIEGARNLGGSVEQVSDPYDAARGADALYTDVWTSMGQEDERAARLASFAGYTIDDAMLAVADPGACFLHCLPAHRGEEVAASVIDGPASLVWEQAANRLHVARAALVDLLEEG encoded by the coding sequence GTGACCCGCAGCCTGCTCGAGATCGACGACCTCGACCCGGCGCGGCTCACGCGCATCCTCGACGAAGCCGAGCGCGGTCGGAAGGACCCGGCCTCGATCCCCAAGCCCCTCACCGGGCGCGGTGTCGCGGCCGTGTTCGAGAAGCCGTCTGCCCGCACCCGAACGTCGTTCGAGATGGCCGTCGTCGCGCTCGGCGGCCACGCGGTCGTGCTCCAGGGCGTCGAGGTCGGCATGGGTACGCGTGAGAGCGTCGCCGATGTCGCGCGCACGCTCGCCGGCTTCACGTGCGTGATCGCGGCGCGCGTGTTCGATCACCTGTCGCTCGTCGAGATGACGGATGCAGTCGACGTACCGATCGTGAACCTGCTGTCCGATCGCGCGCATCCGCTCCAGGCGCTCGCCGACCTGCTCACGTTGCGCGACCGGTTCGGCTCGGTCGAGGGCCGGCGCCTCGCGTACATCGGCGACGGCAACAACGTCGCCGCGTCGCTCGCCTACGCGGCCGCGCTGAGCGGGCTCGAGCTCGTCATCGCGTCGCCGAGTGGCTTCGAGTTGCCCGACCCGATCATCGAGGGCGCGCGCAACCTCGGCGGAAGCGTCGAGCAGGTCAGCGACCCGTACGACGCCGCGCGCGGTGCCGACGCGCTCTACACCGACGTGTGGACGTCGATGGGGCAGGAGGACGAGCGCGCCGCGCGCCTCGCGAGCTTTGCGGGCTACACGATCGACGACGCGATGCTCGCGGTCGCCGATCCCGGCGCGTGCTTCCTGCACTGCCTGCCCGCGCACCGCGGCGAAGAGGTCGCCGCGAGCGTGATCGACGGACCCGCGTCGCTGGTGTGGGAGCAGGCGGCGAACCGGTTGCACGTGGCGCGCGCCGCGCTCGTCGACCTGCTCGAGGAGGGGTGA
- the argH gene encoding argininosuccinate lyase — MGPTEAADGRTLWHGRFAEAPSDELLAFTVSLPFDIRLASDDLRGSRAHVAMLHRVGLLDAEEHDAIQRALDAVASELASGAFAFAPTDEDIHTAIERRVTEMAGSAGAKLHTGRSRNDQVALDLRLFLRRVGREQVERIVALQDVLLRRAEEAGDTYLPGYTHMQRAQPVMLSHHLLAHFWALARDVDRWRDALERASVSPLGAGALAGSSLPLAPADVAADLGFARPFENSLDAVSDRDFVAEALFVIALTQTHLSRMGEEIVLWATDEFGFIRLPDAYSTGSSMLPQKKNPDIAELARGKAGRVIGDLVGFLTTLKGLPLAYNRDLQEDKEPLFDALDTCALSLLALSGLYDAVVFVDERMAEAADSSMTAATDLAEHLVSGGMPFREAHAAVGTLVRQSIERGVPFEELVATDPRLGPEALTLLAPGAGVQRRLTPGGAGPKAVVAQVALAQQCLVEERAWLAS, encoded by the coding sequence ATGGGTCCCACCGAAGCCGCCGACGGACGCACGCTCTGGCACGGACGGTTCGCAGAGGCGCCCAGCGACGAGCTCCTCGCGTTCACCGTCAGTCTCCCGTTCGACATCCGCCTCGCGTCCGACGACCTGCGGGGTTCGCGCGCGCACGTCGCGATGCTCCACCGTGTCGGCCTGCTCGACGCCGAAGAGCACGACGCGATCCAACGCGCGCTCGACGCGGTCGCGTCCGAGCTCGCCTCGGGTGCATTTGCGTTCGCGCCGACCGACGAGGACATTCACACCGCGATCGAGCGCCGCGTCACCGAGATGGCGGGCTCGGCGGGCGCGAAGCTCCACACCGGTCGCAGCCGCAACGACCAGGTCGCCCTCGACCTCCGCCTCTTCCTGCGCCGCGTGGGTCGCGAGCAGGTCGAGCGGATCGTGGCGCTCCAGGACGTCCTGCTCCGCCGGGCCGAGGAAGCGGGCGACACGTACCTGCCGGGTTACACGCACATGCAGCGCGCGCAGCCGGTCATGCTCTCGCACCATCTGCTCGCGCACTTCTGGGCGCTGGCGCGCGACGTCGACCGCTGGCGCGATGCGCTCGAACGCGCGTCGGTATCGCCGCTCGGTGCGGGCGCGCTCGCGGGCTCGAGCCTCCCGCTCGCGCCGGCCGACGTCGCGGCGGACCTCGGGTTCGCGCGGCCGTTCGAGAACTCGCTCGACGCCGTGTCGGATCGCGACTTCGTCGCCGAGGCGCTGTTCGTGATTGCGCTCACGCAGACTCACTTGTCGCGCATGGGTGAGGAGATCGTGCTGTGGGCGACCGACGAGTTCGGCTTCATCCGCCTGCCCGACGCGTACTCGACGGGCTCGTCGATGCTCCCGCAGAAGAAGAACCCCGACATCGCGGAGCTCGCACGCGGCAAGGCCGGGCGGGTCATCGGTGACCTCGTCGGGTTCCTCACGACGCTGAAGGGTCTGCCGCTCGCGTACAACCGCGATCTGCAGGAGGACAAGGAGCCGTTGTTCGACGCGCTCGACACCTGCGCGCTGTCGTTGCTCGCGCTCAGCGGTCTCTACGACGCGGTCGTGTTCGTCGACGAGCGCATGGCCGAGGCCGCCGACAGCTCGATGACCGCGGCGACCGATCTCGCCGAGCACCTCGTGAGCGGGGGCATGCCGTTCCGCGAGGCGCACGCGGCGGTCGGCACGCTCGTGCGCCAGTCGATCGAGCGGGGGGTTCCGTTCGAGGAGCTCGTCGCCACCGATCCCCGGCTCGGTCCGGAGGCGCTCACGCTCCTCGCACCGGGCGCGGGGGTGCAGCGCCGGCTCACTCCCGGTGGCGCGGGTCCGAAGGCCGTCGTCGCGCAGGTCGCGCTCGCGCAGCAATGCCTCGTCGAGGAGCGGGCCTGGCTCGCGTCGTGA
- the argR gene encoding arginine repressor — MATLGKPQRQHRILRVLEEQPVSSQAQLVALLESDGVVATQATVSRDLEELGAVKVRIPGGAMAYAIPEYTKERLSGSDDHLRRLMGEFVVEVAHSQNLVVLRTPPGSAHVVGSAIDRGGVAGVLGTVAGDDTVLLVCAETVSGASVAAKLAGLAGL, encoded by the coding sequence GTGGCGACACTCGGCAAACCACAGCGACAGCACCGGATCCTGCGGGTCCTCGAGGAGCAGCCGGTGTCGAGCCAGGCGCAGCTCGTCGCGCTGCTCGAATCCGACGGCGTCGTCGCGACACAGGCCACGGTGAGCCGCGACCTCGAAGAGCTCGGCGCAGTGAAGGTCCGCATCCCCGGCGGCGCGATGGCGTACGCGATTCCCGAGTACACCAAGGAGCGCCTCAGCGGCTCCGACGACCATCTGCGCCGGCTGATGGGGGAGTTCGTCGTCGAGGTCGCGCACAGCCAGAACCTCGTCGTGCTGCGAACGCCACCGGGCAGCGCGCACGTCGTCGGCTCCGCGATCGACCGCGGCGGGGTCGCGGGTGTGCTCGGCACCGTGGCCGGCGACGACACCGTCCTGCTCGTGTGCGCGGAGACCGTCAGCGGCGCGAGCGTGGCCGCCAAGCTCGCCGGCCTCGCCGGCCTCTAG
- a CDS encoding argininosuccinate synthase has protein sequence MAKRVVLAYSGGLDTSVAVRWLREEWGVEVVACAVDVGQLVAGEEAVIRERAEAAGAVEVEVIDARADFADHFLMPALRANALYEGKYPLVSALSRPVIVEHLVASARRHGADAVGHGCTGKGNDQVRFEVSTRALAPDLDVLAPARVWGLTRAECIDLAEKWDIPISATKEKLYSIDENMWGRAIECGVIENPWSNAPEEPYTMTAHVRDAPSTPAEVVLQFERGVPVAIDGDRVDFVELIGRLGPRVGAYGFGRIDMVENRRVGIKSREVYECPAAIALIAAHRDLEGITLERDVAREKQRLEIRVAELIYDGLWHSPLMRALDAFMVSTQEHVTGEVRLRLEAGRCDAVGRRAPRSLYDHDLATYDAEDSFRHEDSAGFVRLWGLSVETWSRRQGPGAS, from the coding sequence GTGGCGAAGCGAGTCGTGTTGGCGTACTCGGGTGGGCTCGACACCTCGGTCGCGGTGCGCTGGCTGCGTGAGGAGTGGGGCGTCGAGGTCGTCGCGTGCGCGGTCGACGTCGGCCAGCTCGTCGCAGGCGAGGAAGCGGTGATCCGTGAGCGCGCCGAGGCCGCGGGCGCGGTCGAGGTCGAGGTCATCGACGCACGCGCCGACTTCGCCGACCACTTCCTCATGCCCGCGTTGCGCGCCAACGCGCTGTACGAGGGCAAGTACCCGCTCGTGTCCGCGCTGTCGCGGCCGGTGATCGTCGAGCACCTCGTCGCCTCCGCGCGTCGCCACGGCGCCGACGCGGTCGGGCACGGCTGCACGGGCAAGGGCAACGACCAGGTGCGCTTCGAGGTCTCGACGCGCGCGCTCGCGCCCGACCTCGACGTGCTCGCGCCCGCCCGCGTGTGGGGCCTGACGCGCGCCGAATGCATCGACCTCGCCGAGAAGTGGGACATCCCGATCTCGGCCACGAAGGAGAAGCTCTACTCGATCGACGAGAACATGTGGGGACGCGCGATCGAGTGCGGTGTGATCGAGAACCCTTGGTCGAACGCGCCCGAAGAGCCGTACACGATGACCGCGCACGTGCGCGACGCGCCGTCGACGCCCGCGGAGGTCGTGCTGCAGTTCGAAAGAGGCGTGCCCGTCGCGATCGACGGCGATCGCGTCGACTTCGTCGAGCTGATCGGCCGCCTCGGTCCGAGGGTCGGCGCGTACGGCTTCGGTCGCATCGACATGGTCGAGAACCGGCGGGTCGGCATCAAGAGCCGCGAGGTGTACGAATGTCCGGCCGCGATCGCGCTGATCGCCGCGCACCGCGACCTCGAGGGCATCACGCTCGAGCGCGACGTCGCGCGCGAGAAGCAACGGCTCGAGATTCGTGTCGCGGAGCTGATCTACGACGGCCTGTGGCACTCGCCGCTCATGCGTGCGCTCGACGCGTTCATGGTCTCGACACAGGAGCACGTGACCGGCGAGGTGCGGCTGCGACTGGAGGCCGGGCGCTGCGACGCGGTCGGCCGGCGCGCACCGCGCAGTCTCTACGACCACGATCTCGCGACGTACGACGCGGAGGACTCCTTCCGCCACGAGGACTCGGCCGGGTTCGTGCGGCTCTGGGGGCTGTCGGTCGAGACGTGGTCGCGTCGCCAGGGACCTGGGGCGTCGTGA
- a CDS encoding aspartate aminotransferase family protein: MTVTMDLIALDAEHVMGTYGRFPVEFVRGSGTELFDAEGRRYLDFLSGLAVTSLGHAHPAVAAAIAEQAATLLHTSNLFHTEHQAPVAATLDRLLGGGGRVFFANSGAEANECAIKLARRYGQQHGGRDRYHVVSAYGSFHGRTLTTLAATGQPQKQETFQPLPDGFRQVLFDDLDALAGALDGRVCAVLLEAVQGEGGVQPASPEYLRAVRRLCDEREALLIVDEVQTGLGRTGRWFGFEHADIAPDIVTMAKALGNGVPIGACWARAEVASAFAPGDHATTFGGQPLATSAARAVLDEMLAIDAPALAARAGERLMRALDALPQVRAVRGLGLLIAAELVDGLDAAAITRACLDSGLVVNAVTPTALRFAPPLTVSDAEIDEAVTLLAGVLAASGAAS, encoded by the coding sequence GTGACCGTGACGATGGACCTCATCGCGCTCGACGCGGAGCACGTGATGGGCACGTACGGCCGGTTCCCGGTCGAGTTCGTGCGGGGCTCGGGCACCGAGCTGTTCGACGCCGAGGGTCGCCGCTACCTCGACTTCCTGTCCGGTCTCGCGGTCACGTCGCTCGGGCACGCGCATCCTGCGGTCGCGGCTGCGATCGCGGAGCAGGCGGCGACGTTGCTCCACACCTCGAACCTCTTCCACACCGAGCACCAGGCGCCGGTCGCGGCGACGCTCGACCGGCTCCTCGGCGGCGGTGGCCGCGTCTTCTTCGCGAACAGCGGAGCCGAGGCCAACGAGTGCGCGATCAAGCTCGCGCGCCGCTACGGCCAACAGCACGGTGGACGGGATCGCTACCACGTCGTCTCCGCGTACGGATCGTTCCACGGACGCACGCTCACGACGCTCGCGGCGACCGGGCAGCCGCAGAAGCAGGAGACGTTCCAGCCCCTGCCCGACGGCTTCCGCCAGGTGCTCTTCGACGACCTCGACGCGCTCGCGGGTGCGCTCGACGGCCGCGTCTGCGCGGTGCTGCTCGAAGCAGTGCAGGGCGAAGGCGGGGTTCAGCCCGCGTCGCCCGAGTACCTGCGCGCGGTGCGCCGGCTGTGCGACGAGCGCGAGGCGTTGCTGATCGTCGACGAGGTGCAGACCGGTCTCGGTCGCACCGGCCGTTGGTTCGGGTTCGAGCACGCCGACATCGCGCCCGACATCGTCACCATGGCGAAGGCGCTTGGGAACGGCGTACCGATCGGCGCGTGCTGGGCTCGCGCCGAGGTCGCGTCCGCGTTCGCACCCGGGGATCACGCGACGACCTTCGGTGGCCAGCCGCTCGCGACGAGCGCGGCGCGAGCGGTGCTCGATGAGATGCTCGCGATCGACGCGCCCGCGCTGGCGGCGCGCGCGGGAGAGCGGTTGATGCGCGCGCTCGACGCGCTGCCGCAGGTGCGCGCGGTGCGCGGGCTCGGGCTGTTGATCGCCGCGGAGCTCGTCGACGGCTTGGACGCGGCCGCGATCACGCGTGCGTGTCTCGACTCGGGCCTCGTCGTCAACGCGGTGACGCCGACGGCGTTGCGATTCGCACCGCCGCTCACCGTCTCCGACGCCGAGATCGATGAAGCGGTCACGCTCCTGGCGGGCGTCCTCGCGGCGAGCGGAGCGGCCTCGTGA
- a CDS encoding DNA-3-methyladenine glycosylase, with product MTRALPRAFYDRDARTVAPELLNKLLVTGRGAARVAARIVEVEAYCGSDDPGSHAYRGPTARNATMFGPPGHLYVYFTYGMHWCANAVCGPGRVPHAVLLRAGVPIAGLDLMRARRPAARRDRDLCSGPARLAQSFGLDRTFDGDDLVRGPLRIVDDGLEPPARPGVSTRIGLSVGKGEQFPWRYFVTGDPNVSR from the coding sequence GTGACGCGCGCGCTCCCGCGAGCGTTCTACGACCGGGACGCGCGCACGGTCGCACCCGAGCTGCTCAACAAGCTGCTCGTCACCGGTCGCGGTGCGGCCCGGGTCGCGGCGCGCATCGTCGAGGTCGAGGCGTACTGCGGCTCGGACGATCCCGGCAGTCACGCGTACCGCGGCCCGACCGCGCGCAACGCGACGATGTTCGGTCCGCCCGGTCACCTGTACGTCTATTTCACGTACGGCATGCACTGGTGCGCGAACGCGGTGTGCGGTCCGGGCCGCGTGCCGCACGCGGTCTTGCTGCGCGCCGGCGTGCCCATCGCGGGGCTCGACCTGATGCGCGCGCGCCGTCCCGCGGCGCGGCGCGACCGCGATCTCTGCTCGGGTCCCGCGCGCCTCGCGCAGTCGTTCGGCCTCGACCGCACGTTCGACGGTGACGACCTCGTCCGCGGTCCGCTCCGCATCGTCGACGACGGGCTCGAACCACCGGCGCGCCCCGGAGTCTCGACGCGCATCGGCCTCTCCGTCGGCAAGGGCGAGCAGTTCCCCTGGCGTTACTTCGTCACCGGCGACCCGAACGTGTCGCGTTGA